From a region of the Methylomonas rapida genome:
- a CDS encoding sulfite reductase subunit alpha, with the protein MKTPFIPLNAPYSDTQRAWLNGFFAGMHSHMLHSAGSINASNARTLHILFGSQTGNSESLATDAANRAKSHGLIPVVKSMDEVEISQLPSMEYLLIITSTYGEGAMPDNAEMLWEAASDDAAPRLENVKYSVLALGDTSYDLFCQAGIDWDNRLQTLGAKRLFERVDCDVDFEAPAEKWISEVIPLMAEGAATVSVIDSEVPTAAKSVYNRKNPFPAKMLVNHLLTAANSSKETRHYEISIAGSDLSYEAGDAMCVVPTNCPQLVADIVKALGCSGNEEEPVNGELMQLSEALRTHFEIKLPGKELIEEIANRSGDQELNALLHNGNKDKLSDYLWGRDILDLLQQFPGVEFSAAEFLRLLKPLQHRAYSISSSSKKYPDSVHLTVASVRYDAHGRQHKGVCSTYLADLVDENTEVKIFFTPNNNFRVPSDDSLPMIMVGPGTGIAPFRAFLQEREARNASGKNWLFFGDRNAATDFIYREEIEAMQASGLLTRLDLAFSRDQAEKIYVQDRMMEHGAELYAWLEEGGYFFVCGDAYRMAKDVDQALHDVIRIHGNKSATEAAEYVNQLKKDKRYVRDVY; encoded by the coding sequence ATGAAAACACCTTTTATCCCGTTAAACGCACCTTACAGTGACACTCAACGTGCCTGGCTGAACGGCTTTTTTGCCGGCATGCACAGCCATATGCTGCACAGCGCGGGCAGCATCAATGCGTCAAACGCCCGCACGCTGCATATCCTGTTCGGCAGCCAAACCGGCAATTCCGAATCGCTGGCGACCGATGCCGCCAACCGCGCGAAAAGCCATGGCTTGATTCCTGTGGTCAAAAGCATGGACGAAGTGGAAATCAGCCAATTGCCGTCCATGGAATATCTATTGATCATTACCAGCACTTACGGCGAAGGCGCCATGCCGGACAACGCCGAAATGCTCTGGGAAGCCGCTAGCGACGACGCGGCCCCTCGCCTGGAAAACGTCAAATATTCTGTGTTGGCCCTGGGCGACACCAGCTATGACTTGTTCTGCCAAGCCGGCATAGACTGGGACAACCGCTTGCAGACGTTGGGCGCGAAACGTCTATTCGAGCGCGTCGATTGCGATGTGGATTTTGAAGCGCCCGCCGAAAAATGGATCAGCGAGGTAATTCCGTTGATGGCCGAAGGCGCCGCGACTGTTTCCGTGATCGACAGCGAAGTGCCCACGGCGGCCAAATCGGTTTACAACCGTAAAAACCCCTTCCCTGCAAAAATGTTGGTCAACCATCTGCTGACCGCGGCCAATTCCTCCAAGGAAACCCGTCATTACGAAATCTCGATTGCAGGTTCCGACCTGAGCTACGAGGCTGGCGACGCGATGTGCGTGGTCCCAACCAACTGCCCGCAACTGGTGGCCGACATCGTAAAGGCCTTGGGTTGCAGCGGCAACGAAGAAGAACCCGTGAACGGCGAATTGATGCAACTGTCCGAAGCCTTGCGCACGCATTTTGAAATCAAGCTGCCTGGCAAGGAATTGATCGAGGAAATCGCCAACCGTTCGGGCGACCAGGAACTGAACGCCCTGCTGCATAACGGCAACAAGGACAAGTTGAGCGATTATCTCTGGGGCCGCGACATCCTGGATTTGTTGCAGCAATTCCCTGGAGTGGAATTTTCCGCCGCCGAGTTCTTGCGTCTGCTGAAACCCTTGCAACATCGCGCCTACTCGATTTCGTCCAGCAGTAAAAAATATCCGGACAGCGTGCATTTGACGGTTGCCAGCGTGCGTTACGACGCGCATGGCCGCCAGCACAAAGGCGTCTGCTCGACTTACCTGGCCGATTTGGTCGACGAAAACACCGAAGTCAAAATTTTCTTCACGCCCAACAACAACTTCCGCGTACCCAGCGATGACAGCCTGCCCATGATCATGGTCGGCCCCGGTACCGGTATCGCCCCGTTCCGCGCCTTCTTGCAGGAACGCGAGGCTCGCAATGCCTCGGGCAAAAACTGGCTGTTCTTCGGCGACCGCAATGCGGCGACGGATTTCATCTACCGCGAAGAAATCGAAGCGATGCAAGCCAGTGGTTTATTGACGCGTCTTGACCTGGCCTTTTCCCGCGACCAGGCCGAAAAAATCTATGTGCAAGATAGAATGATGGAACACGGCGCCGAATTGTATGCCTGGTTGGAGGAAGGCGGTTATTTCTTCGTCTGCGGCGATGCCTACCGGATGGCCAAGGACGTCGACCAGGCCCTGCACGACGTCATCCGCATCCACGGCAACAAATCCGCAACCGAAGCCGCCGAGTACGTCAATCAATTGAAAAAAGATAAGCGCTACGTCAGGGATGTTTATTGA